The following proteins are co-located in the Besnoitia besnoiti strain Bb-Ger1 chromosome Unknown contig00164, whole genome shotgun sequence genome:
- a CDS encoding cytochrome b6 subfamily protein (encoded by transcript BESB_031570), whose translation FVPYLPYYLIGLIFLQTAFGLIELSHPDNSIPVNRFVTPLHIVPEWYFLAYYAVLKVIPSKTGGLLVFMLSTCQ comes from the coding sequence tttgttccctatctaccatattatctaattggtttaattttcttacaaacggcttttggtttgattgaattatcgcacccagataactccataccagtgaaccggtttgtaactccgcttcatatcgtacctgaatggtactttttagcatattatgcggtgttaaaagtaatcccatccaaaaccggtggtttgttagtatttatgttatcaacatgtcaatga